In Chryseobacterium camelliae, one DNA window encodes the following:
- a CDS encoding FMN-binding negative transcriptional regulator, which produces MFVPKIYKSEDRQLMKDIISENAFALLISSADKLRATHSMMILNEDDPENLYVETHISRANPQAKILTNGSEVLCDFLGAHTYVSSSWYDHMNVSTWNYEAVQIYGTVKLMTQEELYNHLEKLTFKYEKSQKCPVMVKDMGRDFVEKEMKGAFGIKIIPTEIFIKQKLSQNRKENDYLNIIRELEKGDSNAKAVAQKMQQLNT; this is translated from the coding sequence ATGTTTGTACCAAAAATATACAAAAGCGAAGACCGGCAGCTGATGAAAGACATCATCAGCGAAAATGCCTTTGCTTTGCTGATTTCATCTGCAGATAAGCTCCGGGCCACCCATTCCATGATGATCCTGAATGAAGATGATCCTGAAAACCTGTATGTGGAAACGCATATTTCCAGGGCGAATCCGCAGGCCAAAATACTGACTAACGGCTCAGAAGTACTGTGTGACTTTTTAGGAGCCCATACGTATGTTTCCAGCAGCTGGTATGACCATATGAATGTTTCCACCTGGAATTATGAAGCAGTTCAGATCTATGGGACCGTTAAACTGATGACGCAGGAAGAGCTCTACAACCATCTTGAAAAACTCACCTTCAAATATGAAAAATCCCAGAAATGTCCTGTAATGGTAAAGGATATGGGAAGAGATTTTGTGGAAAAAGAAATGAAGGGAGCATTCGGGATCAAAATAATACCTACGGAGATCTTCATCAAACAGAAACTTTCACAGAACAGAAAGGAAAATGACTATCTGAACATCATCCGCGAGCTTGAAAAAGGCGACAGCAATGCAAAGGCGGTCGCTCAAAAGATGCAACAATTGAATACATGA
- a CDS encoding MBL fold metallo-hydrolase, giving the protein MKLYPIQCGKFKLDGGAMFGVVPKSLWEKTNPADEKNLIELGTRSLLIEDGKKLILVDCGLGNKQDEKFFSHYSLWGDDNLDKNLKKYGFIREDITDVFLTHLHFDHCGGAIEWNDDRTGYRPAFKNAQFWTNENHWQWATEPNAREKASFLKENIIPIQESGQLNFLPLPKNGNFGFAPDLKMDVIFVDGHTEKQMLPVLQYQEKTVVFAADLIPTAGHINQVYVMGYDTRPLLTLEEKGKFLKQCIDNEYLLFFEHDAHHELASLTMTEKGVRLHETYSFNEVFGY; this is encoded by the coding sequence ATGAAACTATATCCGATACAATGCGGAAAATTTAAGCTTGACGGCGGCGCTATGTTTGGGGTCGTCCCGAAAAGCCTTTGGGAAAAAACGAATCCGGCAGACGAAAAAAACCTGATTGAACTGGGTACCCGGTCCCTGCTTATAGAAGACGGTAAAAAATTGATCCTGGTAGACTGCGGCCTAGGGAACAAGCAGGATGAAAAGTTCTTCAGCCACTATTCGCTGTGGGGAGATGATAATCTCGATAAAAACCTTAAAAAATATGGTTTCATTCGCGAGGATATCACTGATGTTTTCCTTACTCACCTGCATTTCGACCACTGTGGCGGAGCCATTGAATGGAATGACGACAGAACGGGCTACCGGCCCGCATTTAAGAATGCACAGTTCTGGACCAATGAGAACCACTGGCAATGGGCTACAGAGCCTAACGCAAGGGAAAAAGCCAGCTTCCTGAAAGAGAATATCATCCCGATACAGGAAAGCGGACAGCTGAATTTCCTGCCACTCCCTAAAAATGGCAATTTCGGATTTGCCCCCGATCTTAAAATGGATGTTATTTTTGTTGACGGCCATACGGAAAAGCAAATGCTTCCGGTACTGCAGTACCAAGAAAAAACTGTTGTATTTGCCGCAGACCTGATTCCTACCGCCGGGCACATCAATCAGGTATATGTCATGGGCTATGATACAAGACCGCTTTTGACCCTGGAGGAAAAAGGCAAATTCCTGAAACAATGCATCGATAATGAATACCTGCTCTTTTTTGAGCATGACGCCCACCATGAGCTGGCAAGCCTTACCATGACTGAAAAAGGAGTAAGGCTTCATGAAACGTATAGCTTTAATGAAGTATTCGGATATTAA
- the ruvB gene encoding Holliday junction branch migration DNA helicase RuvB, whose translation MPDFLHPDKENFSREELLQEEQIRPQSFKDFAGQRKTLENLEVFVTAAKKRGGALDHVLLHGPPGLGKTTLANIIANELGVNCKITSGPVLDKPGSLAGLLTNLEENDVLFIDEIHRLSPVVEEYLYSAMEDYKIDIMLETGPNARSVQIGLNPFTLVGATTRSGMLTKPMLARFGIQSRLEYYSIELLSMIIQRSSRVLGVKIYEDAAIEIARRSRGTPRIANALLRRVRDFAEIKGNGEIEINITKYALNSLNVDEFGLDEMDNKIMRVMIENFKGKPVGISALATSIGENPETLEEVYEPFLIQEGFIIRTPRGREVTEKAYKHLNISKPRNPGELF comes from the coding sequence ATGCCAGATTTTTTACATCCGGACAAAGAGAATTTTTCCCGCGAAGAACTTTTGCAGGAAGAGCAGATCCGTCCCCAGAGCTTTAAAGATTTTGCAGGACAGCGAAAAACCCTGGAGAACCTTGAAGTATTTGTTACCGCTGCCAAAAAAAGAGGTGGTGCACTGGACCATGTGCTGCTACACGGACCTCCCGGATTGGGTAAGACCACTCTGGCCAATATTATTGCCAATGAGCTGGGCGTTAACTGTAAAATTACTTCAGGTCCGGTGCTGGATAAGCCGGGAAGCCTTGCCGGGCTGCTGACGAACCTTGAAGAGAACGATGTGCTGTTTATCGATGAGATCCACCGGCTATCACCGGTTGTGGAGGAATACCTGTATTCTGCCATGGAAGATTACAAGATCGACATTATGCTGGAAACCGGCCCCAATGCCAGAAGCGTCCAGATCGGGCTCAATCCTTTCACGCTCGTAGGCGCAACCACCAGAAGTGGAATGCTGACAAAGCCTATGCTGGCCAGATTTGGTATCCAGAGCAGGCTGGAATATTACAGCATTGAGCTTTTGTCCATGATCATTCAGCGGAGCTCAAGAGTATTGGGTGTAAAAATCTATGAAGATGCTGCGATTGAAATTGCCCGCAGGAGCCGCGGAACACCCAGGATCGCCAATGCCCTGTTAAGAAGGGTACGCGATTTTGCTGAAATAAAAGGTAATGGTGAAATTGAAATCAACATCACCAAATACGCCCTGAATTCCCTGAATGTGGATGAGTTCGGCCTTGATGAAATGGACAATAAAATCATGCGGGTGATGATTGAAAACTTCAAAGGAAAACCTGTAGGGATTTCCGCCCTGGCTACTTCCATTGGTGAAAACCCTGAAACGCTGGAAGAAGTTTATGAGCCGTTCCTGATCCAGGAAGGATTTATCATCAGGACGCCCAGAGGAAGAGAAGTAACGGAGAAAGCCTATAAGCACCTCAATATTTCAAAACCCAGAAATCCCGGAGAATTGTTTTAA
- the coaE gene encoding dephospho-CoA kinase (Dephospho-CoA kinase (CoaE) performs the final step in coenzyme A biosynthesis.): protein MEELQSETQQAEPEPSRKIIGLTGGIGSGKTTVAHFIEEFGFPVYYSDDRAKSIVNDNEALKTEIRALLGDHAYDSNGQYDRKFVAEKVFSNAELLQQLNEIIHPAVRLDFEEWVKKQSKYLIFKETALLFELKLNLQCDRSLLVTAEDNIRIKRVMDRDGKTYREVQAIMEKQMPEKEKIKLADCIIYNNSDLEDLKEQTERIVFDIE from the coding sequence ATGGAAGAATTACAATCAGAAACCCAGCAGGCAGAGCCGGAACCGTCGCGAAAGATTATCGGGCTTACGGGAGGCATCGGTTCAGGCAAGACCACCGTTGCACACTTCATCGAAGAATTTGGATTTCCGGTCTATTATTCGGATGACAGGGCCAAGTCTATCGTGAATGACAATGAAGCCTTAAAAACTGAGATCCGGGCCCTTCTGGGAGATCATGCCTATGACAGCAACGGGCAGTACGACAGGAAATTTGTTGCGGAAAAAGTATTCAGCAATGCGGAACTGCTTCAGCAACTCAATGAGATCATTCACCCGGCCGTAAGGCTGGACTTTGAAGAATGGGTAAAAAAACAGTCGAAATACCTCATCTTTAAGGAAACAGCCTTATTGTTCGAGCTGAAACTGAACCTGCAATGCGACCGTTCCTTGCTGGTGACGGCAGAGGACAACATCAGAATCAAAAGGGTGATGGACCGGGACGGAAAGACTTACCGGGAAGTCCAAGCCATTATGGAGAAGCAGATGCCCGAAAAAGAAAAGATCAAACTGGCCGACTGTATTATCTACAACAATTCGGATTTAGAGGATTTAAAGGAACAGACAGAACGCATCGTTTTCGATATTGAATAA
- a CDS encoding GEVED domain-containing protein, with translation MKKIFTSFFFLFLFAITSAQWSPTTFRGEKIRGNSDIRGYYSLDISLLKSQLANAQLTGRNAKAVTISLPTLDGKIEKFAVYSFPVVVKELADQYQLGSYVGAGIDDPSKYLRFSLAPNDFQAMIIKDGRYEFIEPVDKDKTVYGVHPKTDKSKEGFLCSMNEDALSKEEIAKLYQNGKSFANQTTDFAKSSDKKYRTMRLAMSVTGEYTQYFGGTVAGALTAINATLTRCNGVFEKDFALHLNLQNFPGVIYTDPNTDPYSPAAQMNNWNLQLQQTLTANVGSANYDIGHLFGASGGGGNAGCIGCVCIDPTSNTSTQKGSGYTSPADGIPQGDNFDIDYVAHEMGHQLGANHTFSHSLEGTGVNVEPGSGSTIMGYAGITGANTDVQPHSDPYFHAASIGQVQTNLNSKTCDVETTITNNPPVIAALPTYNIPKGTAFVLTASATDAENDPMTYTWEEMDNASVTINKNNLGTTSTGATFRSIAPSTSPSRYFPKLSSVLAGVLNNSNNGWESVSTVARTTNFRVTVRDNSPIATQQQTQFANQQIIVGNDGPFKVTTATVYNNGATNVTWDVVNTNAAPYNAANVKIDYTTDNGLTWNVLSASTANDGNESLTFGALTVGATVKIRVSAINNVFYAIGNATVAALANCTSAAPTGVTVSAITQTQATVTWSAASGATYIVRYRTVGSTTWTQVNAATNSITLTNLTDGVQYEVQVANVCSGTTGNFSASTTFTTLGLTYCSMQSSNFNDEYISNVTVTPNGAAVMSNPSSGSTYTDYSNTPSALVNLVIGSANNTVSVSKFWTGTTYSEAVGVWIDFNRNGVFESSEQVMNSAASTTTPVTATFSVPAGAYNGPATTKMRVALQFSSSPVMCTSFTYGEVEDYAVKLVQPIACSTNAPLNLTVNNITATSAYVMWDPAANATYILQYRQVGTTTWTTVPLTVNSYTINNLTEQTQYEVQVAYVCSGTTGTYTTPYQFSTPAVNYCSITSGNNSNGYISNVTVAPTNSYIMSNTTGANSYTNYSANANNLVTLVRSSTNNTISVSKSWLTTTTSSLAVGAWIDFNRNGIFETSERVLSSTANTTTPITNTFTVPATSYNGPLTLRMRVIVSTSTINDPCVNITNGEIEDYAVKIVDLQPCTTAAPSPVTIANVTAASATVSWLSATGATYALRYRTGTGAWTTISPATNPYTILNLNAQTTYEVQVATICSGTQGAWSTSVNFTTPASTYCNSGTATVTDGYINNITVSGTNTPAMSNNSGPSTYTDYSNDATKTITLARNSTNNTLSVGRTILSSTYSTYAWIDFNGDGIFNNNPSTTAGGERIMNLGYSSTTPVTATFSVPANAYTGSNKVKMRVIVYYLTPTDACSPLTSNGEVEDYQVKFVDIQPCTTAPPTGIVMSNIAATTATVSWISSTGATYLVRWRTTNPVGTWNVSPTPINGNSYNITGLTEQTAYEVQVATICGGTQGAWSSSIPFTTTPITYCNMTGTGTTDFISNVTVTPVNLGIPAMTNTSVQTNYISYTTPSTLVTLDIGSTGNKLSVAKGWSAATQSDAVSAWIDFNRNGIFETSEQIMASSASTTTPVTALFNVPATAYSGPLTTTMRVVLKRSSAPVMCQVATNGEVEDYAVRLRPCSTATPGTPTFTVTHNTATVTWTGATNNVTYLVQYRVSGTTAWTNIYASTLIGNVPLTITGLTPATTYDVQISAVCSNTAGTPTAITTFTTRCDPTPPNVTISNITPTTAVVTWAPVAASSSYVLRYRVVGSTQWIDVTTIPTTPGNTYTLTNLSPYTTYEVQVANKCNGETTINPYSNPKVFTTERTCELPPPGLTITNLTPTTATVVWDPFPGATYILRYRKVGIPSWTTVTVSTNTYTIQGLTELTKYEMQVANVCSGTPGNYTPPYFFTTPTVIYCQMSSSGSTGAYISKVTVTPNGKNQMENASAASNYTDYTGDSTKFIELIQGSTNNQISIDKNLAGGAKAGVAVWIDFNRNGYFDINERILVSGANTDTTVSGTFTVPSDAFISLTDYKYVVMRVAMQKDGIPVNCTSFATGEVEDYTVRISKLPVPNPLDQTQIMIYPNPVSSILNVKNISKKANYKIYSAAGQLISRGIILNNKIDVSKLINGVYVIDIDDNGTTAQKKFIKE, from the coding sequence ATGAAGAAAATTTTTACTTCTTTCTTTTTCCTCTTTCTGTTTGCGATTACCAGTGCACAATGGAGTCCGACGACATTCAGAGGAGAAAAAATAAGAGGGAACTCCGACATCAGGGGCTATTACTCTTTGGACATTTCCTTATTAAAATCTCAATTGGCAAACGCACAGCTAACCGGCAGAAATGCTAAGGCTGTAACGATATCGTTGCCAACTTTAGATGGGAAAATAGAAAAGTTTGCCGTGTACAGCTTTCCGGTTGTCGTAAAGGAACTGGCAGACCAATATCAATTAGGCTCTTACGTAGGTGCCGGGATTGATGATCCAAGCAAATACCTGCGATTCAGTCTCGCTCCGAATGATTTCCAGGCGATGATCATTAAGGACGGACGGTATGAATTTATCGAGCCGGTAGACAAAGACAAAACGGTTTACGGTGTGCATCCGAAAACCGACAAAAGCAAAGAAGGCTTTCTTTGTTCTATGAATGAAGATGCACTTTCCAAAGAAGAAATAGCAAAGCTGTATCAGAATGGAAAGTCATTTGCAAACCAGACTACTGATTTTGCAAAATCATCAGATAAAAAATACAGGACTATGCGTCTTGCCATGTCGGTGACCGGGGAATACACCCAGTATTTCGGCGGAACCGTTGCAGGTGCATTAACGGCGATCAACGCCACCCTAACCAGATGTAACGGTGTTTTCGAAAAAGATTTCGCTTTACACCTGAATCTACAAAACTTTCCGGGTGTAATTTATACAGACCCGAATACCGATCCTTATTCTCCGGCTGCTCAGATGAACAACTGGAATTTACAGCTTCAGCAAACCCTTACCGCAAATGTCGGAAGTGCCAATTATGATATCGGGCATTTATTCGGTGCTTCCGGAGGAGGAGGTAACGCAGGATGTATCGGATGCGTATGTATAGATCCTACGAGCAATACATCTACCCAAAAAGGTTCTGGATATACTTCACCTGCGGACGGTATTCCACAGGGAGACAATTTTGATATTGATTATGTAGCTCATGAAATGGGACACCAGCTGGGAGCTAACCACACATTCTCTCATAGCCTTGAAGGTACAGGCGTAAATGTTGAACCGGGATCCGGCTCAACAATTATGGGATATGCGGGGATTACCGGTGCTAATACAGATGTTCAGCCTCACTCTGATCCTTATTTCCATGCGGCAAGCATCGGACAGGTTCAAACCAACCTCAATAGCAAAACATGTGACGTTGAAACGACAATTACTAACAATCCTCCGGTAATTGCTGCTCTGCCTACCTATAATATTCCTAAAGGAACCGCATTTGTATTAACCGCTTCTGCAACAGATGCAGAAAATGATCCTATGACCTATACATGGGAGGAAATGGATAATGCGAGTGTAACCATTAACAAGAATAACCTAGGGACTACTTCTACCGGTGCAACATTTAGATCTATTGCACCTTCAACAAGTCCTTCAAGATATTTTCCTAAACTATCTTCTGTACTGGCCGGAGTTTTAAACAACTCTAACAACGGTTGGGAGTCTGTCTCTACAGTAGCAAGAACCACTAACTTCAGAGTAACGGTTCGTGATAACAGCCCGATCGCTACCCAGCAGCAGACTCAGTTTGCGAATCAGCAAATCATAGTAGGAAATGACGGACCATTTAAAGTTACTACTGCTACCGTATATAATAACGGTGCGACCAATGTAACATGGGACGTAGTGAATACCAACGCTGCACCTTATAATGCTGCCAACGTTAAAATAGATTATACAACAGACAACGGACTTACCTGGAACGTTCTGTCAGCTTCTACAGCAAATGACGGAAATGAAAGCTTAACATTCGGAGCCCTTACTGTAGGAGCAACGGTTAAGATCAGAGTAAGTGCAATCAATAATGTATTCTATGCCATAGGCAACGCGACTGTAGCAGCTCTGGCTAACTGTACCAGTGCGGCACCTACAGGAGTTACGGTATCTGCGATTACCCAGACTCAGGCAACAGTAACATGGTCTGCCGCTTCCGGTGCTACTTATATCGTGCGTTACCGTACAGTAGGAAGTACAACCTGGACTCAGGTGAACGCTGCCACAAACTCTATTACACTGACCAACCTGACAGACGGAGTTCAGTATGAAGTACAGGTTGCGAATGTATGTTCAGGTACTACTGGAAACTTCTCTGCTTCCACTACGTTTACCACATTAGGTTTGACATACTGCTCTATGCAGTCCAGCAACTTTAATGACGAGTATATTTCCAATGTAACAGTAACCCCGAACGGCGCTGCTGTAATGTCTAATCCTTCTTCAGGAAGTACTTATACAGATTACTCAAACACACCGAGTGCATTGGTTAATCTGGTTATCGGTTCTGCTAACAATACGGTTTCTGTTTCCAAATTCTGGACCGGAACAACCTATAGTGAGGCAGTAGGTGTATGGATCGACTTTAACAGAAACGGAGTTTTTGAATCTTCAGAGCAGGTAATGAACTCTGCTGCCAGCACAACCACACCTGTTACCGCAACATTCTCTGTTCCTGCCGGTGCTTATAACGGGCCAGCGACTACGAAAATGAGAGTGGCACTGCAGTTTAGCTCTTCACCGGTAATGTGTACGAGTTTTACATACGGAGAAGTTGAAGACTATGCCGTAAAATTGGTACAGCCAATTGCATGTTCAACCAATGCTCCTTTAAATCTTACCGTAAACAATATCACGGCTACTTCAGCATATGTAATGTGGGATCCTGCTGCCAATGCAACCTATATATTACAATACAGACAGGTAGGAACCACTACATGGACTACTGTTCCTTTAACAGTAAACTCCTATACTATTAACAACCTGACTGAGCAGACTCAATATGAAGTTCAGGTAGCATATGTATGTTCAGGTACTACCGGAACTTATACAACGCCTTACCAGTTCTCAACGCCTGCGGTTAATTACTGTAGCATTACTTCTGGGAACAACAGCAACGGATATATTTCCAATGTAACGGTAGCTCCAACCAACTCATACATCATGAGTAATACTACAGGAGCCAACTCTTACACGAATTATTCAGCGAATGCCAATAACCTGGTTACTTTGGTACGAAGCTCGACGAACAATACCATTTCGGTAAGCAAATCATGGTTAACCACTACTACATCTTCATTGGCTGTAGGTGCTTGGATTGACTTTAACAGAAACGGTATTTTCGAGACATCAGAAAGAGTACTTTCCTCTACTGCAAATACAACTACACCGATCACGAATACATTCACAGTTCCGGCTACCTCTTATAACGGTCCGTTAACACTGAGAATGAGGGTAATTGTTTCTACGAGTACCATTAATGATCCTTGTGTTAACATTACCAACGGGGAGATTGAGGATTATGCAGTTAAGATTGTTGATCTGCAGCCTTGTACCACTGCAGCACCGTCACCGGTTACAATTGCTAACGTTACAGCTGCATCTGCAACCGTTTCATGGTTAAGTGCAACTGGTGCAACTTATGCATTGAGATACAGAACAGGAACAGGAGCATGGACAACAATCAGCCCTGCCACCAATCCTTATACAATCCTTAACCTGAATGCACAGACAACGTATGAAGTGCAGGTAGCTACAATCTGTAGCGGTACTCAGGGGGCATGGTCAACTTCAGTAAACTTTACTACACCGGCATCTACCTATTGTAACTCGGGTACTGCGACAGTTACGGATGGATACATCAATAATATAACCGTATCAGGAACTAATACTCCTGCTATGTCCAATAACTCTGGACCTAGTACTTATACGGATTATTCCAACGATGCAACAAAAACCATTACATTAGCACGTAACTCTACGAACAATACTCTTTCTGTAGGAAGAACCATTCTTTCCAGTACGTATTCTACGTATGCATGGATTGACTTTAACGGTGACGGAATATTCAATAATAATCCATCAACCACTGCCGGAGGTGAAAGAATTATGAACCTTGGTTATTCTTCTACGACACCGGTTACAGCTACTTTCAGCGTTCCTGCAAATGCTTATACAGGATCAAACAAAGTGAAGATGCGCGTTATTGTATATTACTTAACGCCTACTGATGCTTGTTCACCGCTTACCAGCAATGGGGAAGTAGAAGATTATCAGGTTAAATTTGTAGATATTCAGCCTTGTACTACGGCTCCTCCTACAGGAATCGTGATGAGTAATATTGCAGCGACTACAGCTACAGTATCCTGGATTTCTTCTACCGGTGCTACCTATTTGGTAAGATGGAGAACAACGAACCCTGTTGGAACATGGAATGTTTCTCCAACGCCAATCAATGGTAACAGCTACAACATTACAGGCCTTACTGAGCAGACTGCTTATGAGGTACAGGTAGCAACTATATGTGGTGGTACTCAGGGAGCATGGTCTTCATCTATACCATTTACAACAACGCCGATCACATACTGTAATATGACCGGTACCGGAACTACGGATTTCATTTCCAACGTAACGGTTACGCCTGTTAACCTGGGTATCCCGGCAATGACGAATACTTCGGTACAGACCAACTATATCAGTTACACTACACCAAGTACACTCGTAACACTGGATATCGGTTCCACAGGAAACAAACTTTCTGTAGCCAAAGGATGGTCTGCTGCTACACAGAGTGATGCAGTATCTGCATGGATTGATTTCAACAGAAACGGTATTTTTGAAACTTCAGAGCAGATCATGGCGTCTTCTGCGAGTACGACTACCCCGGTAACAGCCTTGTTCAATGTACCTGCAACGGCATACAGCGGTCCGCTTACAACAACCATGAGAGTAGTGCTTAAGCGTTCAAGTGCGCCGGTAATGTGTCAGGTTGCTACCAATGGTGAAGTAGAGGATTACGCGGTAAGATTAAGACCTTGTAGTACAGCAACGCCAGGAACTCCAACATTTACCGTTACTCACAATACCGCTACTGTAACCTGGACGGGTGCAACAAACAATGTAACATACCTTGTTCAGTATAGAGTATCCGGAACAACGGCATGGACGAATATATATGCATCTACACTGATAGGAAACGTTCCGTTAACCATTACAGGACTTACTCCGGCAACAACGTATGATGTACAGATCTCTGCGGTATGTAGCAATACAGCAGGAACGCCTACAGCAATCACGACGTTTACTACCCGTTGCGACCCTACCCCTCCGAATGTTACCATCAGTAACATAACGCCAACTACTGCGGTAGTAACATGGGCTCCGGTAGCAGCAAGCTCAAGCTATGTGTTGAGATACAGAGTCGTAGGAAGTACACAGTGGATCGATGTAACAACCATCCCTACGACACCGGGTAATACCTATACACTGACTAACCTGTCGCCATATACTACGTATGAAGTTCAGGTAGCCAACAAGTGTAACGGGGAAACTACCATAAACCCATATTCAAATCCTAAAGTATTTACTACAGAAAGGACTTGTGAATTGCCGCCTCCGGGATTAACCATCACCAACCTTACGCCTACAACCGCTACTGTGGTTTGGGATCCGTTCCCGGGAGCAACCTATATCCTGAGATACAGAAAGGTAGGTATCCCGAGCTGGACTACGGTAACAGTATCTACCAATACTTACACAATCCAGGGATTAACGGAATTGACGAAGTATGAAATGCAGGTGGCCAACGTATGTTCAGGAACTCCTGGTAACTATACGCCTCCGTACTTCTTTACCACACCTACGGTGATCTATTGCCAGATGTCATCTTCGGGTTCTACCGGAGCTTACATCTCAAAAGTTACCGTAACTCCTAATGGTAAAAACCAAATGGAGAATGCATCAGCAGCCTCTAACTATACCGATTATACAGGAGATTCGACTAAGTTCATAGAATTGATCCAGGGGTCTACAAACAACCAGATTTCAATTGATAAGAACCTTGCCGGAGGTGCTAAAGCAGGTGTTGCAGTGTGGATCGATTTCAACAGAAACGGATATTTCGATATCAATGAAAGAATCCTGGTTTCTGGTGCGAATACAGATACTACTGTCAGCGGAACCTTCACGGTGCCATCAGATGCCTTCATCAGCCTTACAGATTATAAATATGTAGTGATGAGAGTAGCGATGCAGAAAGACGGAATCCCGGTAAACTGTACCAGCTTTGCTACAGGAGAAGTAGAAGACTATACCGTAAGGATTTCCAAGCTTCCTGTACCGAATCCGCTGGATCAGACTCAGATTATGATTTACCCTAACCCGGTAAGCTCAATCCTGAATGTGAAGAACATCAGCAAAAAAGCGAACTATAAGATTTATAGCGCTGCCGGACAGCTGATCTCCCGTGGAATCATTCTGAACAACAAGATTGATGTAAGTAAACTGATCAACGGGGTATATGTCATCGACATCGACGATAACGGTACTACCGCACAGAAAAAATTCATCAAAGAATAA